In Nocardioides jishulii, the DNA window CTGAAGCCGGTCTCGGTGCTGGTCACCCATGGCCACGTCGACCACATGTGGTGCGTCGCGCCCGTCGCCGGCACCTACGACGCCACGGCGTGGATCCACCCCAGCGACCGCCACCTGCTGACCGACCCGATGGCAGGCATGTCCCGCGAGACCACCCAGATGCTGCTGGGTGGTGGCTACGAGTGGGCCGAGCCGGACGACGTGCGCGAGCTCGCCGACGCGCAGACGTTGGAGCTGGCCGGCCTCCAGTTCGTGGTCGACCACACACCCGGGCACACGCAGGGTTCGGTCACGTTCCGCACCCCCTACGGCGCCGCGGCCGGCAACGCCGACATCTCCGAGGTGATGTTCTCCGGCGACCTGCTCTTCGCCGGGTCCATCGGTCGTACCGACCTGCCGGGCGGGGACCACCCGACGATCCTGCGCAGCCTGCGCGACAAGGTGCTCACCCTGGACGACGACGTGGTGGTGCTCCCGGGCCATGGTGAGCAGACCTCCATCGGCCGTGAGCGTGCCACCAACCCGTACCTGCTGGACCTGATGGACTCCGGCTCCACCGACCGAGTCACCCGAGGACTGTGATGAGCAAGCCCCGCCCGTTGAGCGGCTTCCCCGAGTTCCTGCCCGCGCAGCGCAGCGTCGAGGTGGAGGTCCTGCAGACCCTGTCGCGCACCTTCGAGCTGCACGGCTTCGCCGGCATCGAGACCCGGGCCGTCGAGCCGATGGACCAGCTGCTGCGCAAGGGCGACACCTCGAAGGAGGTGTACGTGCTGCGCCGCCTCCAGGACGTCGACGGCTCGAGTGACGCCGGCATGGGTCTGCACTTCGACCTCACGGTCCCGTTCGCGCGCTACGTCCTGGAGAACGCGGGCAAGCTCGAGTTCCCCTTCCGGCGCTACCAGATCCAGAAGGTCTGGCGCGGTGAGCGCCCCCAGGAGGGACGCTTCCGCGAGTTCACCCAGGCCGACATCGACATCGTCGGACAGGGCGAGCTGCCGTTCCACCACGACGTCGAGGTGACCCGGGTGATGTTGGAGGCGCTCTCGAAGCTGACCTTCCTGCCCGGCTTCCGCCTCCAGATCAACAACCGCAAGCTGCTCGCCGGGTTCTACGCCGGCCTGGGCCTGGCCGACACCGACGAGGCCATGCGCCTGGTCGACAAGCTCGACAAGCTGCCGGAGGAGAAGGTCCGCGAGATGCTCGTGGGCGAGGCCGGACTCACCGAGGAGCAGGCGGACAAGGTCCTGGGCCTGGCCCGGATCTGCACCCCCGACGACTCCTTCGTCGAGCAGGTGCGCGCCCTCGGCGTCGAGCACGAGCTCCTCACCGAAGGGCTGGAGGAGCTCGCCGAGCTGGTGCGGGCCTGCCAGGACCTCGTCACCGAGACCGTACGCATCGAGGCG includes these proteins:
- a CDS encoding MBL fold metallo-hydrolase, with protein sequence MFIAGFPAGPWGTNCYVISTGPGNECVVVDPGKDAAAGVADVVREHRLKPVSVLVTHGHVDHMWCVAPVAGTYDATAWIHPSDRHLLTDPMAGMSRETTQMLLGGGYEWAEPDDVRELADAQTLELAGLQFVVDHTPGHTQGSVTFRTPYGAAAGNADISEVMFSGDLLFAGSIGRTDLPGGDHPTILRSLRDKVLTLDDDVVVLPGHGEQTSIGRERATNPYLLDLMDSGSTDRVTRGL
- the hisS gene encoding histidine--tRNA ligase; translation: MSKPRPLSGFPEFLPAQRSVEVEVLQTLSRTFELHGFAGIETRAVEPMDQLLRKGDTSKEVYVLRRLQDVDGSSDAGMGLHFDLTVPFARYVLENAGKLEFPFRRYQIQKVWRGERPQEGRFREFTQADIDIVGQGELPFHHDVEVTRVMLEALSKLTFLPGFRLQINNRKLLAGFYAGLGLADTDEAMRLVDKLDKLPEEKVREMLVGEAGLTEEQADKVLGLARICTPDDSFVEQVRALGVEHELLTEGLEELAELVRACQDLVTETVRIEADLKIARGLDYYTGTVFETRLDGFESLGSICSGGRYDALASDGKNTYPGVGISLGVSRVLVPLLTKGHLVADRQVPSAVLVALTDEESRPASIAVATALRASGVPCEVAPSASKFGKQIRLAERRGIPYVWFTQADGTHQVKDIRSGDQVAADPATWTPPTEDLRPQVVTHIPQKEIQ